A region of Streptomyces deccanensis DNA encodes the following proteins:
- a CDS encoding fumarylacetoacetate hydrolase family protein, with translation MRIARFSIDGNVAFGAVEGDKPDELVLDIIKGIPFADFELSGTKVPVNKVRLLPPVLPNKVVAFGRNYAEHARELGNEVPDAPFAFFKPATSVIGPGDEIQYPSFSEDLHHEAELAVVIGRMCREVPRERVKDVIFGYTCANDVTARDVQKREKQWARAKGFDTACPLGPWVETDLDPGDLTIQLTVNGAQRQLGRTSEMINSIEDLIVNITEAMTLLPGDVILTGTPAGVGPLNVGDEVAVTIEGIGTLTNKVIKRG, from the coding sequence GTGCGCATCGCCAGGTTCTCCATCGACGGGAACGTAGCCTTCGGCGCGGTCGAGGGCGACAAGCCGGACGAGCTCGTCCTCGACATCATCAAGGGCATCCCGTTCGCGGACTTCGAGCTCTCCGGTACGAAGGTCCCGGTCAACAAGGTCAGGCTGCTGCCGCCGGTGCTCCCCAACAAGGTCGTGGCCTTCGGCCGCAACTACGCCGAGCACGCCCGCGAGCTGGGCAACGAGGTCCCCGACGCCCCGTTCGCCTTCTTCAAGCCCGCCACCTCGGTGATCGGCCCGGGCGACGAGATCCAGTACCCCTCGTTCTCCGAGGACCTCCACCACGAGGCCGAGCTGGCCGTCGTCATCGGCCGGATGTGCCGCGAGGTCCCGCGCGAACGCGTCAAGGACGTGATCTTCGGCTACACCTGCGCCAACGACGTCACCGCCCGCGACGTCCAGAAGCGCGAGAAGCAGTGGGCCCGCGCCAAGGGCTTCGACACCGCCTGCCCGCTGGGCCCCTGGGTGGAGACCGACCTCGACCCGGGCGACCTGACCATCCAGCTCACCGTCAACGGCGCACAACGCCAGCTCGGCCGGACGAGCGAGATGATCAACTCCATCGAGGACCTGATCGTCAACATCACCGAGGCCATGACACTGCTCCCCGGCGACGTCATCCTCACGGGCACCCCGGCAGGGGTCGGCCCCCTCAACGTCGGCGACGAGGTCGCCGTCACCATCGAAGGCATCGGCACTCTCACCAACAAGGTGATCAAGCGTGGCTAA
- the gltX gene encoding glutamate--tRNA ligase, producing MANGSVRVRFCPSPTGNPHVGLVRTALFNWAFARHTGGTFVFRIEDTDAARDSEESYEQLLDSLRWLGFTWDEGPEVGGPHAPYRQSQRMETYQEVAEKLKEAGHAYSCYCTASELEERRDAARAAGKPSGYDGKCREVTPEQLAQYEAEGREPIVRFRMPDETITFTDLVRGELTFTPENVPDYGIVRANGAPLYTLVNPVDDALMEITHVLRGEDLLSSTPRQIALYKALIELGIAKEVPSFGHLPYVMGEGNKKLSKRDPQSSLNLYRERGFLPEGLLNYLSLLGWSLSADKDIFTIEEMVAAFDIADVNPNPARFDLKKAEAINADHIRLLDVKEFTERCAPWLRAPFAPWAPEDFDEAKWEAIAPHAQTRLKVLSEITENVDFLFLPEPAEDEASWAKAMKEGSDALLRTAREKLESADWTSAESLKDAVLAAGEAHGLKLGKAQAPVRVAVTGRTVGLPLFESLEILGKEKTLARIDAALAKLAA from the coding sequence GTGGCTAACGGCTCCGTCCGCGTACGTTTCTGTCCGTCCCCGACCGGCAACCCCCATGTGGGTCTGGTCCGCACGGCCCTGTTCAACTGGGCGTTCGCCCGCCACACCGGCGGCACGTTCGTCTTCCGCATCGAGGACACCGACGCGGCCCGCGACTCCGAGGAGTCCTACGAGCAGCTCCTGGACTCGCTGCGCTGGCTGGGCTTCACCTGGGACGAGGGCCCCGAGGTCGGCGGCCCGCACGCGCCGTACCGCCAGTCGCAGCGCATGGAGACGTACCAGGAGGTGGCCGAGAAGCTCAAGGAGGCCGGCCACGCCTACTCCTGCTACTGCACCGCCTCCGAGCTGGAGGAGCGCCGCGACGCCGCCCGCGCCGCCGGGAAGCCCTCCGGCTACGACGGCAAGTGCCGCGAGGTCACGCCCGAGCAGCTCGCCCAGTACGAGGCCGAGGGCCGTGAGCCGATCGTCCGCTTCCGGATGCCCGACGAGACGATCACCTTCACGGACCTGGTCCGCGGCGAGCTGACCTTCACCCCGGAGAACGTGCCGGACTACGGCATCGTCCGCGCCAACGGCGCCCCGCTCTACACGCTCGTCAACCCCGTCGACGACGCCCTGATGGAGATCACCCACGTCCTGCGCGGCGAGGACCTGCTCTCCTCCACGCCCCGGCAGATCGCCCTCTACAAGGCGCTGATCGAACTGGGCATCGCCAAGGAGGTCCCGTCCTTCGGGCACCTGCCGTACGTGATGGGCGAGGGCAACAAGAAGCTGTCGAAGCGCGACCCGCAGTCGTCTCTCAACCTCTACCGCGAGCGCGGCTTCCTCCCCGAGGGCCTGCTCAACTACCTCTCCCTCCTCGGCTGGTCGCTCTCCGCCGACAAGGACATCTTCACGATCGAGGAGATGGTCGCCGCCTTCGACATCGCCGACGTGAACCCCAACCCGGCCCGCTTCGACCTGAAGAAGGCCGAGGCGATCAACGCCGACCACATCCGCCTGCTGGATGTGAAGGAGTTCACCGAGCGCTGCGCCCCGTGGCTGAGGGCCCCCTTCGCCCCCTGGGCGCCGGAGGACTTCGACGAGGCCAAATGGGAGGCCATCGCCCCGCACGCGCAGACTCGGCTCAAGGTCCTCTCGGAGATCACGGAGAACGTGGACTTCCTGTTCCTGCCGGAGCCGGCCGAGGACGAGGCCAGCTGGGCCAAGGCCATGAAGGAGGGCTCCGACGCTTTGCTCCGCACGGCCCGCGAGAAGCTGGAGTCCGCCGACTGGACCTCGGCCGAGTCCCTGAAGGATGCCGTCCTGGCCGCCGGCGAGGCCCACGGCCTGAAGCTCGGCAAGGCCCAGGCCCCCGTCCGCGTCGCCGTCACCGGCCGCACGGTCGGCCTCCCCCTCTTCGAGTCCCTGGAGATCCTGGGCAAGGAGAAGACGCTGGCACGGATCGACGCGGCCCTGGCGAAGCTCGCCGCGTGA
- a CDS encoding HAD family hydrolase: MNIKAVLWDVDDTLFDYTAADRAGMRAHLGVEGLLHGYDSVDEAITRWKDLTSLHWRRYAAGEGDWEATRRDRVRDFLGEPLTDPEADAWFERYVAHYERAWSLFPDVLPVLDALAASHRHAVLSNSSLPVQERKLRALGVWDRFETVLCAEQLGVHKPAAEAFHVACEALDLPPREVAYVGDHPEIDGRGAADAGLLSVWIDRGDLHATVDPPVGPHRIVTLAELPAILGSDTRFGAPSTFG; the protein is encoded by the coding sequence ATGAACATCAAGGCCGTGCTCTGGGACGTCGACGACACCCTTTTCGACTACACCGCGGCCGACCGCGCCGGAATGCGCGCCCACTTGGGCGTCGAGGGGCTCCTCCACGGATACGACTCCGTCGACGAGGCGATCACACGCTGGAAGGACCTCACCAGCCTGCACTGGCGGCGCTACGCGGCCGGCGAGGGCGACTGGGAGGCCACCCGGCGCGACCGCGTCCGGGACTTCCTCGGCGAACCGCTGACCGACCCGGAGGCGGACGCCTGGTTCGAGCGGTACGTCGCGCACTACGAGCGCGCCTGGTCCCTCTTCCCGGACGTCCTGCCCGTGCTCGACGCCCTCGCTGCCAGCCACCGGCACGCGGTCCTGTCCAACTCCAGCCTCCCCGTCCAGGAGCGCAAGCTGCGCGCCCTCGGCGTGTGGGACCGCTTCGAGACGGTGCTGTGCGCCGAGCAACTGGGTGTCCACAAGCCGGCCGCCGAGGCGTTCCACGTGGCCTGCGAGGCCCTGGACCTGCCTCCGCGCGAGGTGGCGTACGTGGGCGATCACCCGGAGATCGACGGCCGCGGCGCCGCCGACGCCGGTCTGCTGTCCGTCTGGATCGACCGCGGCGATCTCCACGCGACCGTCGACCCGCCGGTCGGGCCGCACCGGATCGTCACCCTCGCCGAACTCCCCGCGATCCTCGGCTCCGATACCCGTTTTGGAGCGCCGTCCACCTTCGGGTAA
- the ndgR gene encoding IclR family transcriptional regulator NdgR, whose product MDNSSGVGVLDKAALVLSALESGPATLAGLVGATGLARPTAHRLAVALEHHRMVARDMQGRFILGPRLAELAAAAGEDRLLATAGPVLTHLRDVTGESAQLYRRQGDMRICVAAAERLSGLRDTVPVGSTLTMKAGSSAQILMAWEEPERLHRGLQGARFTATALSGVRRRGWAQSIGEREPGVASVSAPVRGPSNRVVAAVSVSGPIERLTRHPGRMHAQAVIDAAGRLSEALRRTG is encoded by the coding sequence ATGGACAACAGTAGCGGCGTCGGCGTTCTGGACAAGGCGGCCCTGGTCCTGAGCGCTCTGGAGTCCGGTCCGGCCACCCTCGCGGGTCTGGTCGGCGCCACCGGACTCGCACGGCCCACGGCCCACCGCCTGGCCGTGGCTCTGGAACACCACCGCATGGTGGCACGCGACATGCAGGGCCGTTTCATCCTCGGCCCCCGGCTGGCCGAGCTGGCCGCGGCCGCCGGCGAGGACCGCCTCCTCGCGACGGCGGGCCCGGTGCTCACCCATCTACGGGACGTGACGGGCGAGAGCGCGCAGCTCTATCGCCGCCAGGGCGACATGCGCATCTGCGTCGCCGCGGCGGAGCGCCTGTCCGGCCTGCGGGACACGGTCCCGGTCGGTTCGACCCTCACCATGAAGGCCGGCTCCTCGGCCCAGATCCTGATGGCCTGGGAGGAGCCCGAGCGCCTGCACCGCGGTCTGCAGGGCGCCCGTTTCACCGCCACCGCCCTCTCGGGTGTGCGGCGCCGGGGCTGGGCCCAGTCCATCGGTGAGCGGGAGCCGGGCGTGGCCTCGGTCTCCGCCCCGGTGCGCGGGCCGTCGAACCGTGTGGTCGCCGCGGTCTCCGTCTCCGGCCCCATCGAGCGGCTGACCCGCCACCCCGGCCGTATGCACGCCCAGGCGGTGATCGACGCCGCGGGCCGCCTCTCGGAGGCCCTGCGCCGCACCGGCTGA
- the leuC gene encoding 3-isopropylmalate dehydratase large subunit: protein MGRTLAEKVWDDHVVRRAEGEPDLLFIDLHLLHEVTSPQAFDGLRKSGRKVRRLDLTIATEDHNTPTLDIDKPIADPVSRVQLETLRANAAEFGVRLHPLGDVEQGVVHVVGPQLGLTQPGMTVVCGDSHTSTHGAFGGLAFGIGTSQVEHVLATQTLPLVRPKTMAITVEGELAEGVTAKDLILAIIAKIGTGGGQGYVLEYRGEAIEKLSMEARMTICNMSIEAGARAGMIAPDQTTFDYLKGRPHAPEGEDWDAAVAYWKTLKTDDDAEFDAEVIIDGASLSPFVTWGTNPGQGAPLSASVPDPASYEDASERLAAEKALEYMGLEAGQPLRSIKVDTVFVGSCTNGRIEDLRAAAELVKGRKVADGVRMLVVPGSARVGLQAVSEGLDVVFKEAGAEWRHAGCSMCLGMNPDQLAPGERSASTSNRNFEGRQGKGGRTHLVSPQVAAATAVLGHLASPADLTDATAPAPAGV from the coding sequence ATGGGTAGGACACTCGCGGAGAAGGTCTGGGACGACCATGTCGTCCGGCGCGCCGAGGGCGAGCCCGACCTCCTCTTCATCGATCTGCACCTGCTGCACGAGGTGACCAGCCCCCAGGCCTTCGACGGTCTCCGCAAGAGCGGGCGGAAGGTTCGCCGGCTCGACCTGACCATCGCGACCGAGGACCACAACACCCCCACCCTCGACATCGACAAGCCCATCGCGGACCCGGTCTCCCGTGTCCAGCTGGAGACGCTGCGCGCGAACGCCGCCGAGTTCGGTGTGCGTCTGCACCCGCTGGGCGACGTCGAGCAGGGTGTCGTGCACGTCGTCGGCCCGCAGCTGGGTCTGACCCAGCCCGGCATGACGGTCGTCTGCGGTGACTCCCACACCTCGACGCACGGTGCCTTCGGCGGTCTGGCGTTCGGTATCGGCACCTCCCAGGTGGAGCACGTGCTGGCCACGCAGACGCTGCCGCTGGTCCGCCCCAAGACCATGGCGATCACGGTCGAGGGCGAGCTCGCCGAGGGCGTCACCGCCAAGGACCTGATCCTGGCGATCATCGCCAAGATCGGTACGGGCGGCGGCCAGGGCTATGTCCTGGAGTACCGGGGCGAAGCCATCGAGAAACTCTCGATGGAGGCCCGCATGACCATCTGCAACATGTCGATCGAGGCCGGTGCCCGCGCGGGCATGATCGCCCCCGACCAGACCACCTTCGACTACCTCAAGGGTCGCCCGCACGCCCCTGAGGGCGAGGACTGGGACGCGGCCGTCGCGTACTGGAAGACGCTGAAGACGGACGACGACGCCGAGTTCGACGCCGAGGTGATCATCGACGGCGCCTCCCTGTCGCCGTTCGTGACCTGGGGCACCAACCCCGGCCAGGGCGCGCCGCTTTCGGCCTCGGTCCCCGACCCGGCTTCGTACGAGGACGCTTCGGAGCGCCTGGCCGCCGAAAAGGCCCTGGAGTACATGGGGTTGGAGGCCGGCCAGCCGCTGCGCTCCATCAAGGTGGACACCGTCTTCGTAGGTTCGTGCACCAACGGCCGCATCGAGGACCTGCGCGCCGCCGCCGAGCTGGTCAAGGGCCGCAAAGTCGCCGACGGCGTACGGATGCTGGTCGTCCCCGGCTCCGCGCGGGTCGGTCTGCAGGCCGTCTCCGAGGGCCTGGACGTCGTCTTCAAGGAGGCCGGCGCCGAGTGGCGGCACGCGGGCTGCTCGATGTGTCTGGGCATGAACCCCGACCAGCTGGCCCCCGGTGAGCGCTCCGCGTCCACCTCCAACCGCAACTTCGAGGGCAGGCAGGGCAAGGGCGGCCGTACCCACCTGGTCTCCCCGCAGGTCGCCGCCGCGACGGCCGTCCTCGGCCATCTGGCGTCCCCCGCCGACCTGACCGACGCCACCGCCCCCGCGCCCGCTGGAGTCTGA
- the leuD gene encoding 3-isopropylmalate dehydratase small subunit, whose protein sequence is MEAFTTHTGRAVPLRRSNVDTDQIIPAHWLKKVTRDGFEDGLFEAWRKDETFILNQPERKGATVLVAGPDFGTGSSREHAVWALQNYGFKAVISSRFADIFRGNSLKNGLLTVVLEQKIVDALQQLTENDPEAEITVDLQAREVRAEGITASFELDENSRWRLLNGLDDISITLQNEADIAAYEAKRPSYKPRTLKV, encoded by the coding sequence ATGGAAGCATTCACCACGCACACCGGCCGGGCCGTCCCGCTGCGCCGCAGCAACGTCGACACCGACCAGATCATCCCCGCCCACTGGCTCAAGAAGGTGACCAGGGACGGCTTCGAGGACGGGCTGTTCGAGGCCTGGCGCAAGGACGAGACCTTCATCCTCAACCAGCCCGAGCGCAAGGGTGCCACCGTCCTGGTCGCCGGCCCCGACTTCGGCACCGGATCCTCCCGTGAGCACGCGGTGTGGGCGCTGCAGAACTACGGCTTCAAGGCCGTCATCTCCTCCCGCTTCGCCGACATCTTCCGCGGCAACTCGCTCAAGAACGGCCTGCTCACGGTCGTCCTGGAGCAGAAGATCGTGGACGCGCTCCAGCAGCTCACGGAGAACGACCCCGAGGCCGAGATCACCGTCGACCTCCAGGCCCGCGAGGTGCGCGCCGAGGGCATCACCGCCTCCTTCGAGCTGGACGAGAACTCCCGCTGGCGGCTGCTGAACGGCCTCGACGACATCTCCATCACCCTCCAGAACGAGGCCGACATCGCCGCGTACGAGGCCAAGCGCCCCTCGTACAAGCCGAGGACGCTGAAGGTCTGA
- a CDS encoding HU family DNA-binding protein, with amino-acid sequence MNKAQLVEAIADKVGGRQQAADAVDAVLDAIVRAVVGGDRVSVTGFGSFEKVDRPARYARNPQTGERVRVKKTSVPRFRAGQGFKDLVSGSKKLPRGGEVAVKKAPKGSLSGGASATVKKAAAKKTTAKKTTARKTTAAAKKTTAAAKKTTAKKTTAKKATTKSAAAKKTTAKKTTATAKKTAAKKAPAKKATAKRAPAAKSTARKTTAKKTAARQA; translated from the coding sequence GTGAACAAGGCGCAGCTCGTAGAAGCGATTGCGGACAAGGTCGGCGGGCGTCAGCAGGCCGCCGACGCGGTCGACGCCGTTCTGGACGCCATCGTCCGCGCGGTCGTCGGCGGGGACCGGGTGTCGGTCACCGGCTTCGGTTCGTTCGAGAAGGTCGACCGGCCGGCCCGTTACGCCCGCAACCCGCAGACGGGTGAGCGGGTTCGGGTCAAGAAGACCTCCGTACCGAGGTTCCGCGCGGGCCAGGGTTTCAAGGACCTGGTGAGCGGCTCGAAGAAGCTTCCCCGTGGTGGCGAGGTCGCGGTCAAGAAGGCGCCCAAGGGCAGCCTGAGCGGTGGCGCTTCGGCGACGGTCAAGAAGGCGGCGGCGAAGAAGACCACCGCGAAGAAGACGACCGCCCGCAAGACCACGGCCGCCGCCAAGAAGACGACGGCCGCCGCGAAGAAGACCACGGCGAAGAAGACGACCGCGAAGAAGGCCACGACCAAGTCCGCGGCGGCGAAGAAGACGACCGCCAAGAAGACGACGGCGACGGCGAAGAAGACCGCGGCGAAGAAGGCCCCGGCCAAGAAGGCCACCGCCAAGCGGGCCCCGGCCGCGAAGTCGACGGCTCGCAAGACGACCGCGAAGAAGACGGCCGCGCGTCAGGCTTAG
- the cofC gene encoding 2-phospho-L-lactate guanylyltransferase: protein MQWTLVVPLKPLARAKSRLSDTAHDGVRPGLALAFAQDTVAAALAAAAVRGVVVVTDDPLASRELAALGARTVPEDAREGSQDGLNAALRHAAAVVRDVRPQSPVAALNADLPALRPGELTRVLDAAAEFPRSFLPDAAGTGTTLLAASPGHDLSPVFGPDSRRRHRDSGAAELALTGVDSVRQDVDTGDDLRAALGLGVGPRTAAAAARLLIPGQ from the coding sequence GTGCAGTGGACCCTGGTCGTACCCCTGAAGCCCCTGGCGCGGGCCAAGAGCAGGCTCTCGGACACCGCCCACGACGGGGTGCGCCCCGGTCTGGCCCTCGCCTTCGCGCAGGACACGGTGGCCGCGGCCCTGGCCGCCGCGGCGGTCCGGGGTGTGGTGGTGGTCACGGACGACCCGCTCGCCTCGCGCGAGCTGGCGGCCCTGGGCGCCCGCACCGTCCCCGAGGATGCCCGCGAGGGCTCCCAGGACGGCCTGAACGCCGCTCTGCGGCACGCGGCGGCCGTCGTACGCGATGTACGCCCGCAAAGCCCCGTGGCAGCCCTGAACGCGGACCTGCCCGCTCTGCGGCCCGGGGAATTGACCCGCGTACTGGACGCGGCCGCCGAATTCCCCCGCTCTTTCCTCCCCGACGCGGCCGGCACCGGTACGACGCTGCTCGCCGCGAGCCCCGGTCATGACCTCTCCCCCGTCTTCGGCCCCGACTCCCGCCGACGCCACCGCGACTCCGGCGCCGCGGAGCTCGCTCTCACCGGCGTCGACTCCGTACGCCAGGACGTCGACACCGGGGACGACCTGCGCGCCGCCCTCGGCCTCGGGGTCGGCCCCCGTACGGCCGCGGCGGCCGCGCGCCTGCTGATCCCCGGCCAGTAG
- a CDS encoding lysophospholipid acyltransferase family protein gives MPRRRIGFWYRLAAVIAKPPLVVLIKRDWRGMENIPAEGGFITAVNHNSHVDPFAYAHYQYNSGRVPRFLAKSGLFGKGFVGAVMRGTGQIPVYRESTDALSAFRAAIDAVERGECVAFYPEGTLTRDPDGWPMTGKTGAARVALQTRCPVIPVAQWGANELLPPYAKKPHLLPRKTHHVLAGPPVDLSRFYGREMSPDLLKDATEVIMAAITRQLEEIRGEKAPATPYDPKRERIEQRRRNARAVLDNGKRQQHSTVQRAQEHQEEGQGK, from the coding sequence GTGCCCCGCCGGAGAATCGGCTTCTGGTACCGCCTCGCCGCGGTGATCGCCAAACCACCCCTGGTGGTGCTGATCAAGCGGGACTGGCGTGGAATGGAGAACATTCCGGCCGAGGGTGGATTTATCACTGCCGTGAACCACAATTCGCATGTCGATCCCTTTGCGTACGCCCATTATCAGTACAACAGCGGCCGGGTTCCGCGATTTCTCGCGAAGAGCGGTCTCTTCGGCAAGGGATTCGTCGGCGCCGTCATGCGCGGCACCGGCCAGATCCCCGTCTATCGCGAGAGCACCGACGCGCTGAGCGCCTTCCGGGCCGCGATCGACGCCGTGGAGCGCGGCGAGTGCGTCGCCTTCTACCCCGAGGGCACCCTCACCCGCGACCCGGACGGCTGGCCCATGACCGGCAAGACCGGTGCCGCGCGGGTCGCCCTGCAGACCAGGTGCCCGGTGATCCCGGTCGCGCAGTGGGGCGCCAACGAACTCCTGCCGCCGTACGCCAAGAAGCCCCACCTCCTGCCGCGCAAGACCCATCACGTCCTCGCGGGCCCGCCCGTCGACCTCTCCCGCTTCTACGGCCGGGAGATGAGCCCCGACCTGCTGAAGGACGCGACGGAGGTCATCATGGCCGCCATCACCCGCCAGCTGGAGGAGATCCGCGGCGAGAAGGCCCCCGCGACGCCGTACGACCCCAAGCGGGAGCGGATCGAGCAGCGGCGCAGGAACGCCCGGGCCGTCCTCGACAATGGGAAGCGGCAACAGCACAGCACGGTCCAGCGGGCCCAGGAACATCAGGAAGAGGGGCAGGGCAAGTGA
- a CDS encoding NAD(P)H-dependent glycerol-3-phosphate dehydrogenase, whose translation MSKPVKAAVFSAGSWGTAFGTVLADAGCEVTLWARRPEVAEAINSTRTNSDYLPGLELPQNVRATTDPAEAAADADFTVLSVPSQTLRANLAAWVPLLAPGTVLVSLMKGVELGSAMRMSEVIEDVAKVGQERVAVVSGPNLAREIASRMPAASVVACTDEAVAQKLQTACHTPYFRPYTNTDVVGCELGGAVKNVIGLAVGIADGMGLGDNAKGSLITRGLAETTRLGLAMGADPLTFSGLAGLGDLVATCSSPLSRNHTFGTNLGKGMTLQETIAVTKQTAEGVKSCESVLDLARRHGVDMPITETVVDIVHDGKPPVVALKEMMSRSAKPERR comes from the coding sequence GTGAGCAAGCCGGTCAAGGCGGCCGTGTTCAGCGCCGGTTCATGGGGAACGGCCTTCGGTACGGTGCTCGCCGACGCCGGGTGCGAGGTCACCTTGTGGGCGCGCCGCCCGGAGGTCGCGGAGGCGATCAACTCCACTCGGACCAACAGCGACTACCTGCCGGGCCTGGAACTCCCGCAGAACGTGCGGGCCACCACCGACCCGGCCGAGGCCGCCGCCGACGCCGATTTCACCGTCCTGTCCGTCCCGTCCCAGACCTTGCGCGCCAACCTCGCCGCGTGGGTGCCCCTGCTGGCCCCCGGCACCGTCCTCGTCTCGCTGATGAAAGGCGTCGAACTCGGTTCCGCCATGCGGATGAGCGAGGTGATCGAGGATGTCGCCAAGGTGGGTCAGGAGCGCGTCGCCGTCGTCTCCGGGCCCAACCTGGCACGGGAGATCGCCTCCCGCATGCCGGCCGCCTCCGTGGTCGCCTGCACCGACGAGGCGGTCGCCCAGAAGCTCCAGACCGCCTGCCACACGCCGTACTTCCGCCCGTACACCAACACCGACGTCGTCGGCTGCGAGCTGGGCGGCGCGGTGAAGAACGTCATCGGGCTCGCCGTCGGCATCGCGGACGGCATGGGCCTCGGCGACAACGCCAAGGGATCGCTCATCACCCGCGGTCTCGCGGAGACGACCCGGCTCGGTCTCGCGATGGGCGCCGACCCGCTCACGTTCTCCGGACTCGCGGGCCTCGGCGACCTCGTGGCGACCTGTTCCTCGCCGCTCTCCCGCAACCACACCTTCGGCACCAACCTCGGCAAGGGCATGACCCTGCAGGAGACCATCGCGGTCACCAAGCAGACCGCCGAGGGCGTCAAGTCCTGTGAGTCCGTACTGGACTTGGCCCGTCGGCACGGCGTCGACATGCCCATCACCGAGACCGTCGTCGACATCGTCCACGACGGCAAGCCGCCGGTCGTGGCGCTCAAGGAGATGATGTCGCGCAGCGCCAAGCCGGAGCGACGCTGA
- a CDS encoding D-alanine--D-alanine ligase family protein, translated as MSSENLPQSPEQPSRKPRVAVVFGGRSSEHGISVVTAGAVLRAIDRTKYDVLPIGITRDGRWALTADEPERMAITDRRTPTVDELAESREGGVILPVDPANREVVYSEPGSVPKALGEVDVVFPVLHGPYGEDGTLQGLLELSGVPYVGSGVLASAVGQDKEYMKRVFTSFGLKVGPYVVIRPREWQLDESAARKKIIDFAGEHGWPLFVKPARAGSSIGITKVDDLDGLDEAIAEAQRHDPKILVEAALRGREIECGVLEFEDGPRASVPAEIPPPEAHAYYDFEAKYIDSTPGIVPAPLTPEETAEVQRLAVDAFEAASCEGLVRADFFLTEDGDFVINEINTLPGFTPISMYPAMWKASGVEYGELVDRLIQAALHRSTGLR; from the coding sequence ATGAGCAGCGAGAACCTCCCCCAGAGCCCTGAGCAGCCGTCCCGCAAGCCGCGCGTGGCCGTCGTCTTCGGCGGCCGCAGCTCGGAACACGGGATCTCCGTGGTCACGGCCGGCGCCGTACTGCGTGCCATCGACCGGACGAAGTACGACGTCCTGCCGATCGGCATCACGCGGGACGGCCGTTGGGCGCTCACCGCCGACGAACCGGAGCGGATGGCGATCACCGACCGCCGTACGCCGACCGTCGACGAACTCGCCGAGTCCCGGGAGGGCGGCGTGATCCTGCCCGTCGACCCCGCCAACCGCGAAGTCGTCTACAGCGAGCCCGGTTCGGTGCCCAAGGCCCTCGGCGAGGTCGACGTCGTCTTTCCCGTCCTGCACGGCCCGTACGGCGAGGACGGCACCCTCCAGGGCCTCCTGGAGCTCTCCGGCGTCCCGTACGTCGGCTCGGGTGTCCTCGCCTCGGCCGTCGGCCAGGACAAGGAGTACATGAAGCGGGTGTTCACCTCGTTCGGGCTCAAGGTCGGCCCGTACGTGGTGATCCGGCCGCGCGAGTGGCAGCTCGACGAGTCCGCCGCCCGCAAGAAGATCATCGACTTCGCCGGTGAGCACGGCTGGCCCCTCTTCGTGAAGCCCGCCCGCGCGGGCTCCTCCATCGGCATCACCAAGGTCGACGACCTCGACGGCCTCGACGAGGCGATCGCCGAGGCCCAGCGCCACGACCCGAAGATCCTGGTTGAGGCGGCGCTGCGCGGCCGGGAGATCGAGTGCGGCGTCCTGGAGTTCGAGGACGGCCCGCGCGCCTCCGTCCCCGCCGAGATCCCGCCGCCCGAGGCGCACGCGTACTACGACTTCGAGGCCAAGTACATCGACTCGACGCCCGGCATCGTCCCGGCCCCGCTGACCCCGGAGGAGACCGCCGAGGTCCAGCGGCTCGCGGTCGACGCCTTCGAGGCGGCCTCCTGCGAGGGCCTGGTCCGCGCCGACTTCTTCCTCACGGAGGACGGCGACTTCGTCATCAACGAGATCAACACGCTTCCCGGCTTCACGCCGATCTCGATGTACCCGGCGATGTGGAAGGCGAGCGGCGTCGAGTACGGCGAGCTGGTGGACCGCCTGATCCAGGCCGCCCTGCACCGCTCGACGGGCCTGCGCTGA
- a CDS encoding DUF3515 domain-containing protein — protein sequence MNSFRHRRHARLGLPVLAVALIAVAGCSSADDSGSAAVPSPGAAAAKLCRNLDEVLPRKVDGLDRRDPQPASSLTAGWGDAVIILRCGVPQPPKMVDPGVAEGRDADAVAGAVDGVDWLMEKRDGGAYRFTTANRSVYVEVSVTAERAAEDTSPILVGLAPAIKKAVPEGVAS from the coding sequence GTGAACTCGTTCCGTCACCGGCGCCACGCTCGTCTCGGGCTGCCCGTCCTGGCCGTTGCGTTGATCGCCGTCGCGGGCTGCTCCTCAGCAGACGACAGCGGCTCGGCGGCGGTTCCCAGCCCGGGGGCCGCCGCCGCGAAACTGTGCCGGAACCTGGACGAGGTGCTGCCGCGGAAGGTGGACGGTCTCGACCGCCGGGATCCTCAGCCCGCGTCGTCGCTGACGGCGGGCTGGGGCGACGCGGTGATCATACTGCGCTGCGGGGTGCCCCAGCCGCCCAAGATGGTCGACCCCGGGGTGGCGGAGGGGCGGGACGCCGACGCGGTGGCCGGGGCCGTCGACGGGGTGGACTGGCTGATGGAGAAGCGGGACGGGGGCGCTTACCGCTTCACGACCGCCAATCGGTCCGTGTACGTGGAGGTGTCCGTGACGGCCGAGCGGGCCGCGGAGGATACTTCGCCGATCCTCGTCGGGCTGGCGCCTGCCATCAAGAAGGCGGTTCCCGAAGGGGTCGCCTCCTGA